In Phreatobacter aquaticus, a single genomic region encodes these proteins:
- the ntrB gene encoding nitrate ABC transporter permease translates to MTRPALKAVEDTGSAIAAPVAEVIRLEVPTGPTRRERLRGQAIGVASAVIPPLIMLALILLVWELLCSGANATLPPPSRVWAEANDLILDPFFVNGSQDIGLGWRVLTSLQRVAIGFGLSAVVGIMVGALVGQSTWAMRGLDPIFQVLRTVPPLAWLPISLAAFRDANPSAIFVIFITAIWPILINTSVGIRNIPQDYRNVAAVLRLNHFEFFWKIMLPSAAPYIFTGLRIGVGLAWLAIVAAEMLTGGVGIGFFIWDAWNSSKLPDIIIALVYIGLIGFVLDRLIAALGNVVTRGTAAN, encoded by the coding sequence ATGACGCGCCCCGCGCTCAAAGCAGTCGAGGATACCGGTTCGGCCATCGCGGCACCCGTCGCCGAGGTGATCCGGCTGGAGGTGCCCACCGGCCCGACACGCCGGGAGCGGCTGCGCGGCCAAGCGATCGGCGTGGCCTCCGCAGTTATCCCGCCGCTGATCATGCTGGCGCTGATCCTGCTGGTCTGGGAACTGCTCTGCTCGGGCGCCAACGCGACGCTGCCCCCGCCTTCGCGCGTCTGGGCCGAGGCGAACGACCTGATCCTCGATCCGTTCTTCGTCAATGGCAGCCAGGATATCGGCCTTGGCTGGCGCGTGCTGACTTCGCTGCAGCGGGTTGCGATCGGCTTCGGGCTCTCGGCCGTGGTCGGCATCATGGTCGGCGCCCTAGTCGGGCAGTCGACCTGGGCCATGCGCGGCCTCGACCCGATTTTCCAGGTGCTGCGCACCGTGCCGCCGCTCGCCTGGCTGCCAATCTCGCTTGCCGCCTTCCGCGACGCCAATCCGAGCGCAATCTTCGTCATCTTCATCACGGCGATCTGGCCGATCCTGATCAACACCTCGGTCGGCATCCGCAACATCCCGCAGGACTATCGCAATGTCGCCGCCGTGCTGCGGCTGAACCATTTCGAGTTCTTCTGGAAGATCATGCTGCCCTCGGCGGCGCCCTATATCTTCACCGGCCTCAGGATCGGCGTCGGCCTCGCCTGGCTCGCCATTGTTGCCGCCGAAATGCTCACCGGCGGCGTCGGCATCGGCTTCTTCATCTGGGACGCGTGGAACTCCTCCAAGCTGCCCGACATCATCATCGCCCTCGTCTATATCGGCCTGATCGGGTTCGTCCTCGACCGGTTGATCGCAGCGCTCGGCAATGTCGTCACCCGCGGCACGGCCGCGAACTGA
- a CDS encoding CmpA/NrtA family ABC transporter substrate-binding protein — MKRLTIGFIPLTDAAPLIAAHECGFAADQGLELDLVREVSWANIRDKLSVGLFDAAHMLAPLALASALGIGHVKVPLIAPVTLALNGNCITVSTAFAREMGEIPDDPLAALPLIRAAIERRASAGLSPPVFAMTFPFSTHNYLLRAYLAAGGIDPDRDVQLVVIPPPLMVNSLEKGLIDGFCVGSPWNSLAVDRGIGRILCPTSALFSGIPEKVLAIGATPDAGTSLALVAAVARAAAWCADPANARTLADMLAAKHYLDVAAPVVLRTIEGRLVLEPGGPQIDIPDFIRYDVPDAVRPNAGRFAWLYAQMVRWGQTRFDPAAMGQIEALIRADLFDRALESMPVTAAAIVAGDPVGARIDRPFNPFDIGGYLAGFDARGLPAGTR; from the coding sequence ATGAAGCGGCTGACCATCGGTTTCATTCCGCTCACTGACGCAGCGCCGCTGATCGCGGCCCATGAATGCGGCTTTGCTGCCGATCAGGGCCTGGAACTCGATCTGGTGCGGGAAGTCTCCTGGGCGAATATCCGCGACAAGCTGTCGGTCGGCCTGTTCGACGCCGCCCATATGCTGGCGCCGCTTGCGCTCGCCTCCGCGCTTGGCATCGGCCATGTGAAAGTGCCGCTGATCGCCCCGGTCACGCTGGCGCTGAACGGCAATTGCATCACCGTCTCGACGGCCTTTGCGCGCGAAATGGGCGAGATCCCCGATGATCCCCTGGCTGCCCTGCCCTTGATCCGGGCCGCGATCGAGCGGCGGGCCAGTGCAGGCTTGAGCCCGCCGGTCTTCGCCATGACCTTCCCGTTCTCCACCCACAATTATCTCCTGCGCGCCTATCTCGCCGCGGGCGGCATCGATCCCGACCGCGACGTACAGCTGGTGGTGATCCCGCCGCCGCTCATGGTCAATTCGCTGGAGAAAGGCCTGATTGACGGGTTCTGCGTTGGCTCGCCCTGGAATTCGCTGGCCGTCGACCGCGGCATTGGCCGCATTCTCTGCCCGACCTCTGCGCTGTTCTCCGGGATACCCGAGAAGGTGCTGGCCATCGGCGCCACGCCTGACGCCGGCACCTCCCTCGCCCTCGTAGCGGCGGTCGCCCGTGCGGCCGCCTGGTGCGCTGATCCGGCCAATGCGCGGACGCTCGCCGACATGTTGGCCGCGAAACATTATCTCGACGTCGCTGCACCCGTTGTGCTGCGCACGATCGAAGGCCGCCTGGTGCTGGAGCCGGGCGGACCGCAGATCGATATTCCCGACTTCATTCGCTACGACGTGCCGGATGCCGTCAGGCCGAATGCCGGCCGCTTCGCCTGGCTTTATGCGCAGATGGTGCGCTGGGGCCAGACCCGCTTCGATCCCGCTGCCATGGGTCAGATCGAAGCCTTGATCCGCGCCGACCTGTTCGATCGGGCGCTCGAATCAATGCCCGTGACAGCCGCCGCGATTGTTGCCGGCGATCCCGTCGGCGCGCGCATCGACCGGCCCTTCAATCCCTTTGATATCGGCGGCTATCTCGCCGGATTCGACGCCCGCGGACTGCCGGCAGGCACGCGATGA
- a CDS encoding ABC transporter ATP-binding protein, which translates to MARQVPYLLIEGVEKTFTRGSTSNNVLHNVSIAIEQGEYVSIIGHSGCGKSTLLNLIAGLTPVTSGGILLENKEVNSPGPDRAVVFQNHSLLPWLTVYDNVRMAVDKVFSGRKSKAERHDWTMHVLDLVHMGHAKDRRPGEISGGMKQRVGIARALSMEPKIMLLDEPFGALDALTRAHLQDSIMQIHAALKNTMIMITHDVDEAVLLSDRIIMMTNGPSATIGEVLDVTLPRPRKRLELVSNPTYIKAREAVLKFLYERHKFVEAA; encoded by the coding sequence ATGGCACGCCAGGTCCCCTATCTCCTCATTGAAGGCGTGGAGAAGACCTTCACCCGCGGCAGCACCTCCAACAATGTGCTGCACAACGTCTCGATCGCCATCGAGCAGGGCGAGTATGTCTCGATCATCGGCCATTCGGGCTGCGGGAAGTCGACATTGCTCAACCTCATCGCCGGCCTCACGCCGGTGACCTCGGGCGGCATCCTGCTCGAGAACAAGGAGGTCAATTCGCCGGGCCCCGACCGCGCCGTCGTCTTCCAGAACCACTCGCTACTACCCTGGCTGACGGTCTACGACAATGTTCGCATGGCCGTGGACAAGGTCTTTTCCGGCCGCAAGTCCAAGGCCGAGCGCCATGACTGGACCATGCATGTGCTGGATCTCGTCCATATGGGCCATGCCAAGGACCGCCGTCCCGGCGAGATCTCCGGCGGCATGAAGCAGCGCGTCGGCATTGCCCGCGCGCTCTCCATGGAGCCCAAGATCATGCTGCTCGACGAGCCCTTCGGCGCGCTCGACGCGCTGACCCGCGCGCATCTGCAGGATTCGATCATGCAGATCCACGCCGCGCTGAAGAACACCATGATCATGATCACCCATGACGTCGACGAGGCAGTTCTGCTCTCTGACCGCATCATCATGATGACCAACGGCCCCTCCGCCACCATCGGCGAGGTACTCGACGTCACCCTGCCACGTCCGCGCAAGCGGCTCGAACTGGTCTCCAACCCGACCTACATCAAGGCGCGCGAGGCGGTACTCAAGTTCCTCTACGAGCGCCACAAGTTTGTCGAGGCGGCTTGA
- a CDS encoding NAD(P)/FAD-dependent oxidoreductase, with translation MSERLVIIGNGMAAAKLVEEIGKLGLGRYSILVIGAEPMLAYNRVLLSSLLAGEVARDDMVLKNRDWWRAQGVTLLYGEAATAIDTHARTVVLDSGKIIPFDRLVIATGSTPIRLPKPGMDLPGVLTFRDHDDVSAMLDATSPVTRAVVIGGGLLGIEAAHGLSKTGARVTLIHLMDRLMERQLDPEAAVLLRRELEARGIEIMLGADTAAVEGDACVEAVRLTDGRVLPADMVISAVGIRPNAELARAAGLAVNRGIVVDDGLATSDPAISALGECAEHRGTCYGLVEPAYDQAKVLAARLCGRPAAYAGTVLATNLKVSGMPVFSAGDFIGAEGTEAIIYRDPGLATYRKLVLKDDVPVGTVLVGETGDGLWYLDLIRRGEKLGPLREAIVFGRSFAEAA, from the coding sequence ATGTCGGAACGTCTCGTGATCATCGGCAACGGCATGGCCGCCGCCAAGCTCGTCGAGGAGATCGGCAAGCTTGGCCTCGGTCGCTACTCGATCCTGGTGATCGGTGCCGAGCCGATGCTCGCCTATAACCGCGTGCTTCTGTCCTCGCTGCTGGCGGGCGAGGTTGCCCGCGACGACATGGTGCTGAAGAACCGCGACTGGTGGCGCGCGCAAGGCGTCACGCTTCTCTATGGCGAAGCCGCAACCGCCATCGATACCCATGCAAGGACCGTGGTGCTCGACAGCGGCAAGATCATCCCGTTCGATCGCCTGGTGATCGCCACCGGCTCGACGCCGATCCGCCTGCCCAAGCCCGGCATGGACCTGCCCGGCGTCCTCACCTTTCGCGACCATGACGACGTCTCCGCCATGCTGGATGCGACGAGCCCGGTGACCCGCGCGGTGGTTATCGGCGGCGGCCTGCTCGGCATCGAGGCGGCACACGGACTGTCGAAAACCGGGGCGCGCGTCACGCTCATCCACCTGATGGACCGGCTGATGGAACGCCAGCTCGATCCCGAAGCCGCCGTCCTGCTCCGCCGCGAACTGGAAGCCCGCGGCATCGAGATCATGCTGGGCGCCGATACGGCCGCAGTCGAGGGCGATGCTTGTGTCGAAGCCGTGCGACTGACCGATGGCCGCGTCCTACCCGCCGACATGGTCATCTCGGCAGTCGGCATCCGCCCCAATGCCGAACTGGCCCGTGCGGCAGGCCTCGCCGTCAACCGCGGCATTGTCGTCGACGACGGACTTGCGACCTCCGACCCCGCCATATCAGCGCTCGGCGAATGCGCCGAGCATCGAGGCACCTGCTACGGGTTGGTGGAGCCGGCCTATGATCAGGCCAAGGTGCTCGCGGCTCGTCTGTGCGGTCGGCCCGCCGCCTATGCCGGCACGGTGCTCGCCACCAACCTGAAGGTCTCGGGCATGCCGGTCTTCTCGGCCGGCGACTTCATTGGCGCCGAGGGAACAGAGGCCATCATCTATCGCGATCCAGGCCTCGCCACCTATCGCAAGCTGGTGCTGAAGGACGATGTGCCCGTCGGCACGGTACTGGTCGGCGAGACAGGCGACGGCCTCTGGTATCTCGACCTGATCCGTCGGGGTGAAAAGCTCGGTCCCCTGCGCGAGGCCATCGTCTTCGGACGCAGCTTCGCCGAAGCGGCCTGA
- a CDS encoding CmpA/NrtA family ABC transporter substrate-binding protein, protein MSKTVSASTSVARAIDRRSLLKSTAATAALFAAAKAALPGGAFAQGTGPEVKGTKLGYIALTDAAALIIAKEKGFYAKHGVPDMDISKQASWGATRDNMALGTKANGIDGGHILRPKTHLYTTGKVMQNGQPLPMYTLLNLNEDGQAISVSNEYKDLNVGKDASPLKAAFERKKAQGKELTAAMTFPGGTHDLWIRYWLAAGGIDPDTDIKVITVPPPQMVANMKVGNMDCFCVGEPWNEQLVNQNIGYSALTTGELWSRHPEKILGMRADWVDANPKATQAILMAVMEAQQWCDAMANKQELAEIVGRRQWFNVPVNDINGRLRGDINYGNGRKVNAPELRMKFWGEGGTSSYPWKSLDTWFVAENIRWGKFEPTTDIKALVDKTNRSDLWLQAAKTLGVAGVPTSDSRGVETFFDGVKFDPADPSAYLRSLKIKRAQV, encoded by the coding sequence ATGAGCAAGACTGTTTCCGCCAGCACGAGTGTTGCCCGCGCGATCGATCGCCGATCGCTGCTGAAGTCCACCGCCGCGACCGCTGCCCTCTTCGCCGCTGCCAAGGCAGCGCTGCCCGGCGGCGCCTTTGCCCAGGGAACTGGTCCCGAAGTGAAGGGCACCAAGCTCGGCTATATCGCACTGACCGATGCGGCGGCGCTGATCATTGCCAAGGAAAAGGGCTTCTACGCCAAGCACGGCGTGCCCGACATGGACATTTCCAAACAGGCCTCATGGGGCGCGACGCGCGACAACATGGCGCTCGGCACCAAGGCCAACGGCATCGATGGCGGCCATATCCTGCGTCCCAAGACCCATCTCTACACCACCGGCAAGGTGATGCAGAACGGCCAGCCGCTGCCGATGTACACGCTCCTCAACCTCAACGAGGACGGCCAGGCGATCTCCGTCTCCAACGAGTACAAGGACCTGAATGTCGGCAAGGATGCCTCGCCGCTCAAGGCCGCCTTCGAGCGCAAGAAGGCTCAGGGCAAGGAACTCACCGCCGCAATGACCTTTCCGGGCGGCACCCATGACCTGTGGATCCGCTACTGGCTGGCCGCCGGCGGCATCGACCCGGACACCGACATCAAGGTGATCACCGTTCCGCCGCCGCAGATGGTTGCCAACATGAAGGTCGGCAACATGGACTGCTTCTGCGTCGGCGAGCCGTGGAACGAGCAGCTGGTCAACCAGAACATCGGCTATTCGGCGTTGACCACTGGTGAACTTTGGTCGCGCCATCCGGAGAAGATTCTCGGCATGCGCGCCGACTGGGTCGACGCCAATCCGAAGGCCACCCAAGCCATCCTGATGGCCGTCATGGAAGCCCAGCAATGGTGCGACGCCATGGCGAACAAGCAGGAACTGGCCGAGATCGTCGGGCGCCGTCAGTGGTTCAATGTGCCGGTCAACGACATCAACGGCCGCCTGCGCGGCGACATCAATTACGGCAACGGTCGCAAGGTGAATGCGCCGGAACTGCGCATGAAGTTCTGGGGCGAGGGCGGGACGTCCTCCTACCCCTGGAAGAGCCTCGACACCTGGTTCGTCGCGGAGAACATCCGCTGGGGCAAGTTCGAGCCGACCACCGACATCAAGGCGCTCGTCGACAAGACCAACCGCTCTGACCTGTGGCTGCAGGCGGCCAAGACGCTGGGCGTCGCCGGCGTGCCGACCTCGGATTCCCGCGGCGTTGAGACCTTCTTCGACGGCGTGAAGTTCGATCCGGCCGACCCCTCCGCCTATCTGCGCTCGCTGAAGATCAAGCGCGCCCAGGTCTGA